Genomic segment of Spirochaetota bacterium:
ACATGGAGCGCAGTATGACCAGCCGTGAACGCGTACAGAAGGCGATCAATTTCGAGGAAGCCGATCGTGTGCCCATCGATCTCGGCGGAACCACCGGCGCATCGGGCATCCATGTCCTCGCGTATGATGCCGTGCAGAAGCATCTGGGCCTTCCTCACGGAACAGTTCGATCGAACGATGCGATGCAGCAGTTGGCGGTCGTTGAGGAGGAGACACGCCGGCGTCTTCACATCGATGTCGTTCAGATATCGAGCGTAACGTTCGCGCGCAAATGGTACGGCTATCCGCTCTATCCGTCATGCGAGGTGCAATTCCCGATAGAACTCCCGCTCACACGCCATGGCGACGAATGGCTGCTCGCCGACGCCGCGGGGAACCGCTTCCGAAAGCCCGATTCATCGTTCTACTTCGATTCCGAGGACGGCATGCATTGGTTCGGTACCGGCGTTCCGCTTACGGATGAATCGCTTCGTCAGCTTGAAACCGATACGAAGAATTTCCATGAGTCCACGGACTATGCGCTTTCCGGCAGGTTCGGCGGCGGTTTTTTTTCATCGAACCCGGAATTCCTCATGTCGCTTGTGACCGAGCCTGAGAAGGTCCATGCATCGCTTGCCAAGCGCTGCGACGATCTCATTAAAAGCGTTTCGCGCGTGAACGATGCGATCGGGAAATATATTTTCTGCATAGTCTGCGCGGACGATTTCGGTGCGCAGGATAATCCTCTCGTGAGCCCCGATACGTTCCGCGAGATGATAGCCCCGCATTACAGACGTTTCTCCGACTGGCTCCATGCGAACACAGACTTGAAGCTATATCTCCATTCCTGCGGAGCGATAATGCCGCTCATGGACGATATCGTCGCCATGGGTGTCGATCTCCTCAACCCGGTGCAGACATCGGCGCGGGGGATGGATCCGGCGGTGCTGAAACAGAAGTATGGGAAGAAGATAGTGTTCTGGGGCGGCGGCTGTGATACGCAGAATATTCTCGGCAAACGCCCGACGGCGGAAGTCATTGCGCATGTGAAAGAGCGGCTCGGCATATTTGCGCCGGGCGGCGGTTTTGTGTTCAATCAGGTGCATGCGATACAGCCGACGGTGAAGCCCGATGATATCTGCGCCGTATTCGATACTGTCTACGAGCACGGGCGCTATCCGATACGATGACAGACGTAATATGATGCACGATAATCGGAATATCATGGACGTAAAAAAATGCTGAGCGTATATACTGTCTTGAAAAGAGAGGTTGTTATGAAAAAAACCATTCTATCGGCCGCTGTCGCAATGGTGTTCAGTATAGCGGCGACACATGCCGAGCCGCTCATTAAGAACGGCGGATTTGAGGATGATGTCAGCGGCAAGCCGCCGGCGGGATGGGTGATGTGGGGTCCGAATGATTTCAAGATCCCGGAGAACTATATTGCGGACATCGCGAATGCGCGGACGGGGAAGAC
This window contains:
- a CDS encoding uroporphyrinogen decarboxylase family protein, with amino-acid sequence MTSRERVQKAINFEEADRVPIDLGGTTGASGIHVLAYDAVQKHLGLPHGTVRSNDAMQQLAVVEEETRRRLHIDVVQISSVTFARKWYGYPLYPSCEVQFPIELPLTRHGDEWLLADAAGNRFRKPDSSFYFDSEDGMHWFGTGVPLTDESLRQLETDTKNFHESTDYALSGRFGGGFFSSNPEFLMSLVTEPEKVHASLAKRCDDLIKSVSRVNDAIGKYIFCIVCADDFGAQDNPLVSPDTFREMIAPHYRRFSDWLHANTDLKLYLHSCGAIMPLMDDIVAMGVDLLNPVQTSARGMDPAVLKQKYGKKIVFWGGGCDTQNILGKRPTAEVIAHVKERLGIFAPGGGFVFNQVHAIQPTVKPDDICAVFDTVYEHGRYPIR